In Ruegeria sp. YS9, the genomic window GACCACATGGTCTTTGCCCGCGACGTGCTGGAGAAAAAAGCCAAGGCGGATGAACGCTTTGCCCGCCGTTTTGCCTCGATTGTCGAGAAGCATGACAAGAATTTGTATGGGGGTTGAGCTTGGACGAAGTGAGCTTGAGCCGATCTGAACAAACCAGTTGGACGCTCTATCGCTGGTTAGCTGGCAACGTCGGTCTACTGTTTGTAATGATGTATACGATGGGCTGGTACTTTCTTTTCTCAGCTCCTTTGTTGGCGTTGTTCGGACTTTGCGCAACGCTTGTGTATTTCCTTACGGGTAACGGCGAAGGCGCGCTTGGGATCACTGCATTATTGTTTGCTCCATTGTCGATAACATTCCTCGTATGGCAAATGATCAGGTTTATTGGGCCGACATTTGTAGGATTATTTCGGCGATGTGGGTTTTTCGGTCAGTACTTGCACCGTTTTTCTCCGAGCGACCTTCTTGAAATGGCGCGCACCCATCGACAGATTGCGTCTGCCGACCTTCGCAGGCTATGGGACAAAGCTGTTGGACACTGATCCCATCCAAGACCATGTTGGCCTGACCGACACCTTCGCCTCGCGCCGGTATTTCCGGAAATTTGAGGTGATCACCGTCCACCTCCTGCGCGTGGCTGCGACGATGGAGGCCGAGGGCGCGATCAGCAAGCAAGAAGTGCGGATCGTGTCGCGCTACCTCTCGGGGTTGCTCTACACCTTCCGCGCGCTCTCCATGAAGTATCTGTTGGTCGGGCGCGATACGGGGCGGTTCTTTGGCAGTCTCGCCATGGACAAGCGCGATAGCGGCTTTCCGGTGGCGGCCGAGTTGCTGACCATGGCCAATGACGCGCAGCAGGCGCAGGTGCATCTGGCAAACATGCCCTTGGAAGACGACCTGAAAACCGACATGGTGCGAACGATCATTGGCGATCAGGAAATCCCCACCAAGCTGCAATTCGCTCTCTCCCAAAGGCTCTATTACGAAGAACTGTTAAAAGGTCAGCTGTTCTGGGCCCGTAATGATCCCGAGTGCCACTGGATCGGAAATGAGGGGGACCGACGCAAATTCATGATCCACTGGGCGGTCTATGACAGCCAGATCAACCTGCCCGTCATCTATCTGATGCAGCTTGAGGACAGCGGCAAAACTGCCCTGCCCAAGGATCAGCGCCGCTGGCCCGAGGTTCAGGCGCATCTGATGGCGCAAGCGCTGGGTGGGTTGAAACTGGTGACGATTGCCAAAGGCTTCGATCAGGATTTCGACGACCTGCATCCCAAACACCTGCGCCGCATCCATGTGGGTCCGATGTATTCCTCGGCCTATACCGAGCAATCCGGCCCCCTGCGGCAGGTGCTGGAGGACGCGCAATCTCCGCAAGGTCAGGATTGGGCACTGGCCTGGACCACCGAAGAACTGGAAAGCGAAGAGGTGATCGAAGAGCGCTCCGGGTGGTTCTCGACCGTTGAGCGCGAGATTTTTGCGCTGGACCCGTTCGGCGGGCAAGGGGCCGAGACCGGGGCCACACGCACTCAGCGCTCGATCATCCTGCCCCAGCGTCCGTTTCAGGTGCTGGCCGAGCGCAACCCGCCGGGTTTTGCCGATGTGCGCAAGTTCGTCGTCAGCAAGACCGGGCAGGTGTTGAGATATTGAATTTTTCGCCTCCGGCGGGAGTATTTTTGAAAAGATGAAGCAAGGGCGGTTTTTGAGATGAGTTTGACGTCAGATCAGATGGAATTGCGCGAAGACGACATTCGCCAGCATTATCCCGCAGCAACCGCCTTGCTGAACGGGTTCGAACACGCGCCGCGGATCGCCAAACCCGTTGAGGCCGCCGTCGAACGCTCTCCGGGTGTGTCAACGGCACGGCGGTTTCGGTCGACGACCCCGGGGTTGGTGACGCGGCGTACGGTGCGCGCGGATGGGGTACATCTGGTCGAACGGATCGAGGCGTCGGATGATGGCGATGCATTGGTCTCGCCACCTCAGGCCACAACGCAGCAGGCCATTCGTCGGGCCATTGCCATTGCGCTGGCCGTGGCTGAAGCTTTTGCCGAACAAACCCCGCTGGCCGATCTGAAGCGGGCGAATCTGGCCGGGGATCTGCCCGCCGCCCGCAAGACCGAATTCTCGGAATTGCTGACCGCTGAAGCTTTGATCACGCTACATACGTTCGGCAACGCGCTTGCCTATCTGATGTCTTCGCATCTTGGCGAAATCACGGTTGATCTCGGTGAGATCGAAGAGGTTCTGACCGACAATGGCCAGCTTGCCCTGCATGGCGCGCTGTGGGAGCTGGATCAGGTGCTGGCCAAACACGCCCCCGACGACGCCCGTCTGATCGCGGCCACCAGCGCCTATGCCGAACAACTGATGGAGAAAGCCGCCCTGCGTGCAGGGTCGGCAGGCCATCTGGCCCCGTTCCAGAACGCCGCCTGGCATATCGAGGCAGACGATCTGACGATCCGGGGGTTTGAGCCGGCCTCAAAAGCCAAATCCACCACCCTGACCATGACGTTCAAGAAGCCGAACGAGGTGGTCGGCAACCATATCGCCAAATATCAGGCCATGAAGCTGGCCAAGATGGTGATGGCCTATGATTTCGACCGCCGCCTGAACCCGTTTGCCGAGCTTGGCGGGTTCATCTTTACCTTCATGGGCGACGGCAAACCGGGCACCGGTAAGACCACCCTGATCCAGATGATGGCCGGGCTGATCAACGACTATTGCCAGAACGCGGGCTATCCGTTCCGCTATCAGAACCTGAGCACCGACAATATCGACAGCTATCAGGGCAAGTCCGGTCAAAACGCCAAGGCGTTTATCAACACGATCATCGACCCTTCGGTTATCGGGTTCGGCACCATCGACGATATCGACCAGCTGGCGGGCAAACGCGGCGACCGGCAGTCGTCAGCCGGTCAACTGGAAATCACCGCCGTGCTGATGGAGAGCTTTGCGGGCGCCAACACCGTCGTGCGCGGCAACTGCACCTTTGGCATGTTCTCGAACTACCCCGAGAATGTGGACGACGCCCTGCGTCAACGGGCGGGTGCGCGGTTTCTGGTGGACGGGCCACAGACGCGCGAGGATTACATCGACATCCTACACCTGCTGATGGGCCGCAACCATGACATCCCGCTGGGTGAGCACGAGGCCTATGCCGCGCAGGAAATCAAAAAGGCTGTCGCCGCCAGTTTCGAAAGCCACTCCCGCCCGCATGAGGACGCTCTGCTTCAGGTCTATGACCGGGTTTCGGCTGAGATCGGCCAGATGGACACCATCGCCAAGCTGGGCACCTACCTCAAGGCGATCCAGCAGGCGGATGAGCGCTTTACCGGCCGCGCGATCAAGAACATCACCGACGCGGTCAAAGTCCGCGCGATGGATTTCGAACTGCCCGACGAGTGGATGGAAAACCCCGACCTGTTCCTGTTCCGCGACTACGACACCAAGAAAGCGATGATCGAGGACCTGCGCCAGCCGATCACGGTTGAGATGGTGATGCAGGAAATCAACCGCTACGCCGACAGCGAGTTCCGCTATGCCGACAAGAGCGACGAGGTCGCCATCGAGAACGCGGTGCGCGAGATGGGCCGGATGGAAGAGGCCAAGCGGCGGTATCTGGAGGGGAAGGGGTGAATTATTTGATCGCCATAGGTCTGCCTCTACTGCTGAGCACTGTGGTTGCTGTTCCAATAGGGTTCCGAGCCTATCGAACGTCTCGCGCGGCTAAAGAAAGCGGAAAGGAATGGTTGCTTCTATTCTTAGCATATGGCGCGGCTTGCACTGTTCTTACAATTCTTGCCAGCTACACTTTGATGGATTTTTTTGTCGACCGATTTGCCGTGGACGTTGGTAACGCAAATCCCGCAGATGTTATGGTCTATTTTCAGCTACAGTTCTGGTTGATTGCAATACCCCTTGGTTTCGCGATCATTTTTGCATTTGCAAAAGGACTGAGAGCATGAGTTTCGAATTCATGGAGTACAGGTTTCTTTTTGAGAGTGATATCGCGGCGCAGCCGCGACGCGCCCGACCCGCCCCCCAGGGCGGGCGCGTTCAGCACCCACCCTCAGGCCGGGCGCATCGCTACCGTTGCGCGGGAAGGCAATTGTTATGATCCGCCTCATCGAAAAAGGCCTGATGTTCGGCAATCTCGTCCACATCTCCAGCCCGGCTCTGGTCGAACGGTATAACCGCGCGTTGCAGCATCTGGCGGGCAAGACCACGGCGCTGACGGATTTTCATGTCGATATCTCGGGCTATTCGCCGGAGGTGGGGATTGAGCTGGACGACCCGCTCTACCTCAACCCCAACGGGGTCAACCGGCAGTTCATCCTGCTGACGACCGAACAAAAACGCGCGCCTTTGCTGAACGTCAAATTCTCGACCTCGCGCGATATTCTGCGAGACTTCATCGAGATGAACGAGGC contains:
- a CDS encoding ATP-binding protein, with translation MSLTSDQMELREDDIRQHYPAATALLNGFEHAPRIAKPVEAAVERSPGVSTARRFRSTTPGLVTRRTVRADGVHLVERIEASDDGDALVSPPQATTQQAIRRAIAIALAVAEAFAEQTPLADLKRANLAGDLPAARKTEFSELLTAEALITLHTFGNALAYLMSSHLGEITVDLGEIEEVLTDNGQLALHGALWELDQVLAKHAPDDARLIAATSAYAEQLMEKAALRAGSAGHLAPFQNAAWHIEADDLTIRGFEPASKAKSTTLTMTFKKPNEVVGNHIAKYQAMKLAKMVMAYDFDRRLNPFAELGGFIFTFMGDGKPGTGKTTLIQMMAGLINDYCQNAGYPFRYQNLSTDNIDSYQGKSGQNAKAFINTIIDPSVIGFGTIDDIDQLAGKRGDRQSSAGQLEITAVLMESFAGANTVVRGNCTFGMFSNYPENVDDALRQRAGARFLVDGPQTREDYIDILHLLMGRNHDIPLGEHEAYAAQEIKKAVAASFESHSRPHEDALLQVYDRVSAEIGQMDTIAKLGTYLKAIQQADERFTGRAIKNITDAVKVRAMDFELPDEWMENPDLFLFRDYDTKKAMIEDLRQPITVEMVMQEINRYADSEFRYADKSDEVAIENAVREMGRMEEAKRRYLEGKG